GCTACTACCTCCCTCCCTGAGGTTTAAGGTTTGAAGATTCGAGGGTAAATATAGGCCGCTTTTATTATAGTTTGGCGTGTGGTTTCATCTTCAGCCAAAGTTTCTCATTAGTATCACCCCCCCACGCTGGAAAATGGTCTGTTCTGAGATTCGGTAATGAAGGAGGCGGGGCCGGTCGGATCCTCCCAAGTGGGTTCCCGAAGAGGGGGAGTACTGGAGCCGTCCTTGGTCATGAATATGCAGTAATCGTGCTGAATATGCAAGAACAGATCAACATGGCGAGGCCAATTGCTCGTCCGGAAGTAGCTGATATCTGTCGAGCGGCCACCCGTCCTGGGACGGGTGGGCATCTCCTAGCCTCTAATGGGGCGCTGTACGGAGCTCTCGTTCAGGATCCTCGATCTGAGCCGCTCGAAGAGGTCTCAGCTCAGAGGCCTTCTCCGAAGGACGCTGGCCACTGTCCGGGAGAGATCACGGGACCGCGACAATCCAGGAAGAGCAGATTAGCCATTGGGTGGGACACAAAAGTCCTGGGGGACTCAGGGTCAATGCATCTGAACATTAGGAAATCCTACCCCTTATAGAATATTTCAAAAATGGGGCGGGGGGGTGCGGGGATCCCAAGGGATTCTCCAATAAGAGCGGGGGGTAGGACTTCCACTGTCCTTCCAAAGCAGAGATGACACCAACTGCACAGCCACATTCAGAGTGATCCTTGTTTGATGTCAATATCACGTCACCACCCCAAGGTGGGGAGGCATAACCACGAGGAAGGGAAACCATcgctcagggaaaaaaaaacacactcccttcccccaccgcAGCTGCTTGCTCTGTTTGCCTGAAAGCCCCAGACACTGCAGCCCCAAGGCTTTTCTCTCTGCCGCTGAGGGAAAAATCCTCCCGGTGGCTCTTGGCTCTCCTGCCTCAGCCTCTTTGATCTGCTCCTCAGACCTCCCTTCAAGCCCCAGCCTAAACTCCAAATATGCTGCTCTCCAGGCTTGTTCCAGGTCTTCCAGGCAGTCTTCTAGGCAATCCCTCTCCACCGAGTCCCCAATTCACCCTTGACTCCAAGGGGTGTCACTCTCCCACACCAGTTCTTTTCCAGTCACTTGTTCTCCCATGTTTGTATTCcagttttttcttctatttacccagtccccccacccccacccccaggctctcAAGTTCGACCTCACTCCACCTGCCCTTCCCTCTCATAGCTGAGGTTCTGGGCGGTGATGATGGCAATGCTGCCCAACACGACCCCTGCCCCCATGATGTCAGAAGGTGCCACGGTCTCAGAGAGCACATAATACTGCAGCATCAGAGCCACCACCACCTCAGAGTGCAGGACGGCGCACACCAGGGCAGGGTGGGCCTTGGTGACCGCATaactcacacacacaaaggagaacAGGGCGAGGATTCCCACTGCCCCCACACAGCTCCAACTCAGAGGATCGTTAGGCAACACGGGGGTCTGCAGCAGAAAGAGGCCTGGCACGGAGCCCACCAGCCCCACCAAGCCAAACAGGAAGGCCACTGTCAGTAGACAGGAGGGGAAGTCCAGGGAGCGGTACACCAGGAGGCCCAGCGACAGTGCCAGGCCACCCAGGAAAGCAAGCACATAGCCCAGGGCAGTGTAGAGGCCTGTGGTCCCCTCCTGCAGTGTCCCTAGTCCAGGTCCCACAATGATGATGAGTCCCAGGGTGCTGCCCAACAAGCCACACCAGTCATAGCCACTGAGACGCTGGCTCTCGAGGCAGAGGGCGAGGAGAGCAGAGCAGACGGTGGAAGAACCTTTGCGGACGGTGGCAGCGTTGCCAGCGGGCACCACCTGAACCGCACTGTAGGCGCATCCGATGCTGAGGACGTTGAACAGGGCGTGGAGGCAGGCCCGGCCCCGGACATTGGGAGGTCCCAAGAGGGGGTCACCACGCAGTTTAAGCAGCAGGGCAATAGGGAGGTGGAAGAGGCATCGACAGATGAGCAGCTCCAGCGAGGGTAAGTGGGAAGCCTGGTAAGCCATACGGGAGAAGGGGCCCACGAAGCCAGCGGGCAGGCCCCCACCCAGCAGGGCCACGAGCAGGCCCTTGGTGACATCAGAGGGCCGGCAGCGCTGGTGCGAGGGGAGGCTGGACGGAGTGGAGGGCGGTGATGGCTGGGTGAAGTCGGGCAGGTTGAAGTAGGGGTGACAGCCAGCCTGTTAGGGAGAAAGGAGCGCGGCATTAGGGCAGCCATAGTCCAGGGGACCTGGGGTAGGGCGAATGCCAGGCTGGGTTCTGGGACCCTGTAGGGCAGTAGAAGGGGAGGCTGTCTTGCCGAGAAACTCTTGGGAGCTAGAAAGGGTCTGAAAGATGGATGAGGTGGTACAGTGTGGGCCTGGAGCAGGGAGTGAGCAGTCCTGGAGCACCGTGTTTCTCTGGGTAAGTTgttcccaggaggagaagaggaccCAGGCATGCTCTGTTGGTTTGAGGAAGGGGAGGCGGCCTCAGATGCTCTGTGTCTGTGTGATGTCACGGGTTCCAGGGACATCTGGGAACACCATTATGAATTTCGCTTGTGGGTGTCTAGGAAAGGTGGGAAGTTTTagaaaaggagggggaagggagcagCCAGGAGCTACAGGGAAGGGGGCTGTGCTCCCCTGCGGGCCACACTCACCATCTTTCCTTggacttcctcctctcctcctggctCAGGGGCTCTGGGCCCTTCAGAGCTCCAGCCATTGTGAGCTAGTTGGAGGGGTGGCAGAGTTCTTCCCTGGAACCTCCCTGAGGTGGGGGTGGGCCGATTTTCTCATTGTTTCCAACTCTgcttgctttacatttttgtgacTCCAAAGTctgtctgattctttttttcctcttttcaactACCTCTGTGATGAGACATGTTCGGTTTTtagttaagttgtttatttatgTCTTGCCCGATTTCAGAGAGGTTTTATGGAAAGGACCTCTGAGGGCCAGCTCCTCTTTCTCCtgagttttgaatttttgaaCACCTGGGAGGAGTCTCTGGGACTGTCCCTCTGGAGTTTCAGGAATGTGTTTCTCCTCTGTGTGCTTCCACCTGGTGGTGTTGGTGCTGTCCCAGGAGGTCCACACCAAGTCCTCTGCATTTACGCAGAGTATATACATGTGGATATTTCTGCCGGTGGAAACAAAATAG
This window of the Physeter macrocephalus isolate SW-GA unplaced genomic scaffold, ASM283717v5 random_50, whole genome shotgun sequence genome carries:
- the SLC35G6 gene encoding solute carrier family 35 member G6 isoform X1, with product MAGCHPYFNLPDFTQPSPPSTPSSLPSHQRCRPSDVTKGLLVALLGGGLPAGFVGPFSRMAYQASHLPSLELLICRCLFHLPIALLLKLRGDPLLGPPNVRGRACLHALFNVLSIGCAYSAVQVVPAGNAATVRKGSSTVCSALLALCLESQRLSGYDWCGLLGSTLGLIIIVGPGLGTLQEGTTGLYTALGYVLAFLGGLALSLGLLVYRSLDFPSCLLTVAFLFGLVGLVGSVPGLFLLQTPVLPNDPLSWSCVGAVGILALFSFVCVSYAVTKAHPALVCAVLHSEVVVALMLQYYVLSETVAPSDIMGAGVVLGSIAIITAQNLSYEREGQVE
- the SLC35G6 gene encoding solute carrier family 35 member G6 isoform X2; the protein is MAGCHPYFNLPDFTQPSPPSTPSSLPSHQRCRPSDVTKGLLVALLGGGLPAGFVGPFSRMAYQASHLPSLELLICRCLFHLPIALLLKLRGDPLLGPPNVRGRACLHALFNVLSIGCAYSAVQVVPAGNAATVRKGSSTVCSALLALCLESQRLSGYDWCGLLGSTLGLIIIVGPGLGTLQEGTTGLYTALGYVLAFLGGLALSLGLLVYRSLDFPSCLLTVAFLFGLVGLVGSVPGLFLLQTPVLPNDPLSWSCVGAVGILALFSFVCVSYAVTKAHPALVCAVLHSEVVVALMLQYYVLSETVAPSDIMGAGVVLGSIAIITAQNLSYEREGQVE